In Nocardioides sp., the following proteins share a genomic window:
- a CDS encoding biotin carboxylase N-terminal domain-containing protein, producing MPEIKPLKKVLIANRGEIAVRVIRACKDAGIGSVAVYAEPDRDAVFVRLADEAYSLEGSTPGDSYLDIDKILAIAAKSGADSVHPGYGFLSENAIFAQAVIDAGLIWIGPPPSAIEKLGDKVQARHIAQKVGAPQVEGTADPVKDADEVVAFAESHGLPIAIKAAFGGGGRGLKVAREMGEIRDLYESAVREAVTAFGRGECFVEQYLDHPRHVETQCLADQHGNVVVVSTRDCSLQRRHQKLVEEAPAPYLTDEQMERLYASSKAILKEAGYVGAGTCEFLVAPSGLISFLEINTRLQVEHPVSEEVTGIDLVREMFRIAAGEELGYDDPVVQGHSFEFRINAEDAGRGFMPAPGTLSVWEPPSGPGVRVDGGYVAGETIPGAFDSLIAKLIVTGRDRTQALERSRRALDEFVVDGMPTVIPFHRAVVSDPAFVGEGDDQTGSFGVYTLWIETDFDNQIEAFSGAAAEAPEAEERQKVTVEVGGRRLEVVLPGGLASIGGGASGGGAKKPKRTAGKKAGAAASGDSVTSPMQGTVVKVPVAEGDTVAEGDTVVVIEAMKMEQPLKAHKAGTVTGLAAEVGATVTNGAVICEIKD from the coding sequence GAAGAAGGTCCTCATCGCCAACCGCGGCGAGATCGCCGTACGCGTGATTCGCGCGTGCAAAGACGCCGGCATCGGCAGCGTGGCCGTGTATGCCGAACCCGACCGAGACGCAGTGTTCGTACGCCTGGCTGACGAGGCGTACTCACTCGAAGGCTCGACCCCCGGCGACTCCTACCTCGACATCGACAAGATCCTCGCGATCGCGGCGAAGTCGGGCGCCGACTCGGTGCACCCCGGCTATGGCTTCCTCAGTGAGAACGCCATCTTCGCCCAGGCCGTCATCGACGCCGGGCTGATCTGGATCGGACCTCCGCCGTCGGCGATCGAGAAGCTCGGCGACAAGGTGCAGGCGCGTCACATCGCGCAGAAGGTCGGCGCGCCCCAGGTCGAGGGCACCGCCGACCCGGTCAAGGACGCCGACGAGGTCGTGGCGTTCGCCGAGTCCCACGGGCTCCCGATCGCCATCAAGGCCGCCTTCGGTGGCGGCGGTCGCGGTCTCAAGGTCGCGCGCGAGATGGGCGAGATCCGCGACTTGTACGAATCGGCCGTACGCGAGGCGGTCACGGCGTTCGGTCGTGGTGAGTGCTTCGTCGAGCAGTACCTCGATCACCCCCGCCACGTCGAGACCCAGTGTCTGGCCGACCAGCACGGCAACGTCGTCGTCGTCTCGACCCGCGACTGCTCATTGCAGCGCCGCCACCAGAAGTTGGTCGAAGAGGCGCCCGCGCCCTACCTGACCGACGAGCAGATGGAGCGGCTGTACGCCTCATCGAAGGCGATCCTCAAGGAGGCCGGCTATGTCGGTGCCGGCACCTGCGAGTTCCTGGTGGCGCCGTCCGGCCTGATCTCGTTCCTCGAGATCAACACCCGCCTCCAGGTGGAGCACCCGGTCTCCGAGGAGGTCACCGGCATCGACCTCGTCCGCGAGATGTTCCGCATCGCCGCAGGTGAGGAACTGGGGTACGACGACCCGGTCGTGCAGGGGCACTCGTTCGAGTTCCGGATCAACGCCGAGGACGCGGGCCGCGGCTTCATGCCCGCGCCCGGCACGCTCTCGGTCTGGGAGCCGCCGAGCGGCCCGGGCGTACGCGTCGACGGCGGCTATGTGGCCGGCGAGACCATCCCCGGTGCCTTCGACTCGCTGATCGCCAAGCTGATCGTGACCGGCCGCGACCGCACCCAGGCGCTGGAACGTTCGCGGCGCGCGCTCGACGAGTTCGTCGTCGATGGCATGCCGACGGTCATTCCCTTCCACCGCGCCGTCGTCAGCGACCCGGCGTTCGTGGGTGAGGGCGACGATCAGACCGGCTCGTTCGGCGTCTACACGTTGTGGATCGAGACCGACTTCGACAACCAGATCGAGGCTTTCTCCGGAGCGGCTGCCGAGGCACCCGAGGCCGAGGAGCGTCAGAAGGTGACCGTGGAGGTCGGCGGTCGCCGACTCGAGGTCGTGCTGCCTGGTGGACTGGCCTCCATTGGTGGTGGCGCGTCCGGTGGCGGCGCCAAGAAGCCGAAGCGTACGGCTGGCAAGAAGGCCGGCGCGGCGGCGTCGGGCGACTCCGTCACCTCTCCGATGCAAGGCACTGTGGTGAAGGTGCCCGTGGCCGAGGGCGACACCGTGGCCGAGGGCGACACCGTCGTGGTGATCGAGGCGATGAAGATGGAGCAGCCGTTGAAGGCCCACAAGGCGGGCACGGTCACCGGGCTCGCGGCCGAGGTCGGCGCCACGGTGACCAACGGTGCGGTGATCTGCGAGATCAAGGACTGA
- a CDS encoding SpoIID/LytB domain-containing protein, whose product MRHLSRLLLAAATTTLLAVTSAPAGASWDRPIKRGTDTFTIPAKATITLTGHGYGHGRGMSQYGAQGAAMEGLSSQQIVSFYYPGTSLGAVSGRLRVLLTGDTTDDVVVRGRKRLFVRSVGSTKIALPTGPARFRLIAGGVNSTLVQTQRRRGWRTLHTLPGAAEFVARGVLRLETPSGTYGYRGPLRSAPSRGAFSSARDTVNVPTFEQYLRGVVPREIPASWSASAVQAQAIAARTYAAFERTEPGSYYDICDTTSCQVYGGVNFEHPLADEAIKATRGQVVSAGAAPAFTQFSASSGGWTAAGSMSYLKAQADPYDGWDGNPVHDWTRTLTDASFEAAYPTIGDLQQIVVTSRDGNGDWGGRIQQAKLIGSRGSVIASGDSLRLQFGLRSTWFTLSVTKR is encoded by the coding sequence ATGCGACACCTCAGCCGCCTGCTGCTCGCTGCCGCCACGACCACTCTCCTGGCCGTCACCTCGGCGCCCGCTGGCGCCTCCTGGGACCGTCCGATCAAGCGCGGCACCGACACCTTCACGATCCCCGCGAAGGCGACGATCACGTTGACCGGTCACGGGTATGGCCACGGTCGCGGCATGAGTCAGTACGGCGCGCAGGGCGCGGCGATGGAGGGGCTCAGCAGTCAGCAGATCGTGTCGTTCTATTACCCCGGGACGTCCCTTGGCGCGGTTTCTGGACGACTTCGCGTGCTGCTCACCGGTGACACGACCGATGACGTCGTCGTACGCGGTCGCAAACGTCTCTTCGTGCGGTCGGTCGGCTCGACGAAGATCGCGCTGCCGACTGGTCCTGCTCGATTCCGGCTCATCGCGGGGGGAGTGAACTCGACGCTCGTACAGACGCAACGACGTCGCGGCTGGCGAACCCTGCACACGTTGCCGGGCGCGGCCGAGTTTGTCGCCCGCGGTGTGCTGCGACTTGAGACGCCGAGCGGGACGTACGGCTATCGCGGGCCGTTGCGTTCGGCCCCCTCGCGTGGGGCATTCTCGAGCGCGCGCGACACGGTCAATGTCCCGACGTTTGAGCAATACCTGCGCGGAGTGGTGCCACGCGAGATCCCCGCCTCATGGAGTGCTTCGGCAGTGCAGGCCCAGGCGATCGCCGCGCGCACGTACGCCGCCTTCGAGCGCACCGAGCCCGGCTCCTACTACGACATCTGCGACACGACCTCATGCCAGGTCTATGGCGGGGTGAACTTCGAGCATCCGTTGGCTGATGAGGCGATCAAGGCCACTCGCGGACAGGTCGTCTCGGCTGGCGCCGCGCCCGCGTTCACGCAGTTCTCCGCCAGCAGCGGCGGCTGGACCGCGGCGGGCTCGATGTCCTATCTGAAGGCCCAGGCCGATCCCTACGACGGGTGGGACGGCAACCCCGTCCACGACTGGACGCGCACGCTGACGGACGCGAGCTTCGAGGCGGCATACCCCACCATCGGCGACCTGCAGCAGATCGTGGTCACCTCCCGTGACGGCAATGGCGACTGGGGCGGCCGGATCCAGCAGGCGAAGTTGATCGGCTCGCGCGGGTCGGTGATCGCGTCCGGCGACTCGCTGCGCTTGCAGTTCGGGCTGCGGTCGACGTGGTTCACGTTGTCGGTGACGAAACGCTGA
- a CDS encoding NAD(P)H-quinone dehydrogenase: MSQQSAVVIMGGGPGGYEAAHVAAQLGAEVTLIDSDGVGGSAVLTDCVPSKTLIASAELMTDVIGSRDLGMRVTDMARQKAGWISVDLAKVNRRVLALAAEQSDDITARLERDGVRVVHGRGRLAGPHKVAVALNSGGEEIVEGDALLVATGAAPRVLPSAQPDGERILTWEQVYNLTDVPEHLIVVGSGVTGLEFASAYLSLGAEVTLVSSRDRVLPGEDADAATVLEDVLTRRGMQVLGKSRMESVTRDGDDVTVTLTDGRSVTGSHCILALGSVPNTAGLGLEEAGVELDQGGFIQVDKVSRTSTRSIYAAGDCTGVFMLASVAAMQGRIAMWHFLGDAVAPLDLDKVSANVFTSPEIATVGWSQQSIDDGTNQAECVMLPLAGNARAKMQGVEDGFVKLFARRGTGTLVGGVVVAPRASELIHAVSLAVEVGLTVDQVAHAFTVYPSMSGSVAEAARQLHGV; the protein is encoded by the coding sequence ATGAGTCAGCAAAGCGCCGTTGTGATCATGGGCGGTGGCCCGGGTGGGTACGAAGCGGCGCACGTGGCCGCGCAACTCGGAGCCGAGGTCACGTTGATCGACTCCGACGGCGTGGGCGGCAGCGCCGTCCTGACCGACTGCGTGCCGAGCAAGACGCTGATCGCCTCGGCGGAGTTGATGACCGATGTCATCGGCTCGCGCGACCTGGGCATGCGCGTGACCGACATGGCTCGACAGAAGGCAGGCTGGATCAGTGTCGACCTGGCCAAGGTGAACAGACGAGTGCTTGCCCTGGCCGCCGAGCAGTCCGACGACATCACCGCTCGCTTGGAGCGTGACGGCGTACGCGTCGTGCATGGGCGTGGTCGGCTCGCAGGTCCGCACAAGGTGGCGGTCGCTCTCAATAGCGGAGGGGAGGAGATCGTCGAAGGCGATGCGCTGCTCGTCGCGACCGGCGCGGCCCCACGCGTACTCCCCAGCGCCCAGCCCGACGGCGAACGAATCCTGACCTGGGAGCAGGTCTACAACCTCACCGACGTCCCCGAGCACCTGATCGTGGTGGGCTCAGGGGTTACGGGCCTTGAGTTCGCCAGTGCCTACTTGTCGCTGGGCGCAGAGGTCACCTTGGTCTCCTCGCGCGATCGGGTGCTCCCGGGAGAGGATGCCGACGCGGCCACCGTGCTTGAGGATGTGCTCACGCGGCGCGGGATGCAGGTGCTGGGCAAGTCGCGCATGGAGTCCGTCACCCGAGATGGCGATGACGTCACGGTGACCCTGACCGATGGGCGAAGCGTGACCGGCAGCCACTGCATCCTGGCGCTCGGTTCGGTGCCCAACACGGCCGGACTCGGGCTGGAAGAGGCCGGGGTCGAACTCGACCAGGGCGGCTTCATCCAGGTCGACAAGGTGTCGCGTACGTCGACTCGCAGCATCTATGCCGCCGGAGACTGCACCGGTGTCTTCATGCTCGCTTCGGTCGCCGCGATGCAGGGACGGATCGCGATGTGGCACTTCCTGGGTGATGCCGTCGCCCCACTCGACCTCGACAAGGTCTCGGCAAATGTCTTCACCTCACCAGAGATCGCCACGGTCGGCTGGTCGCAGCAATCCATCGACGACGGCACCAACCAGGCCGAGTGCGTGATGTTGCCCCTGGCTGGCAATGCCCGCGCCAAGATGCAAGGAGTCGAGGACGGCTTCGTGAAACTCTTTGCCCGCCGTGGCACCGGGACCCTGGTCGGGGGAGTGGTGGTGGCACCGCGAGCCTCGGAACTGATCCACGCGGTGTCACTGGCCGTCGAGGTGGGCCTCACGGTGGACCAGGTAGCGCACGCGTTTACGGTGTATCCGTCGATGAGCGGGTCGGTCGCCGAGGCGGCGCGGCAACTGCACGGGGTCTGA
- the lpdA gene encoding dihydrolipoyl dehydrogenase, whose protein sequence is MTDNHFDVLVLGAGPGGYVAAIRASQLGKKVAVVEKRYWGGVCLNVGCIPSKALLKNAELAHTLTHEKAKFGIEGDATMAYGPTHKRSRQVSAGIVKGVHFLMKKNKITEIDGWGTLTSATGIDVENDEGEKSSYTFDNLIIATGATVRMLPGIEVSDNVVTYEEQILDENLPSSIVIGGSGAIGVEFAYVMANFGVDVTIVEFLDRMVPAEDADISKELAKHYKKLGVKVLTSTAVKGVEDTGSGVKVTVAGDQGKGDEEVLEADKFLSAFGFAPRVEGYGLENVGVKVSDRGAIEIDEFGRTNVDNVYAIGDCTGKMMLAHVAEAMGIVAAETIAGAETMPVNFDMIPRATYCMPQIGSFGYSEAQAKEKGYDVKTATFPFTANGKAMGLGEAVGFVKVVADAEHNEILGAHMIGPDVTELLPVLTLAQQWDLTADEVARNVFAHPTLTEAVKEAVHGIAGHMINL, encoded by the coding sequence GTGACTGACAACCACTTCGACGTCCTTGTTCTCGGTGCGGGCCCCGGTGGCTACGTCGCCGCCATCCGCGCCTCCCAGCTCGGCAAGAAGGTGGCCGTGGTGGAGAAGCGTTATTGGGGCGGTGTCTGCCTCAACGTGGGCTGCATCCCCAGCAAGGCGCTGCTCAAGAACGCCGAACTCGCGCACACGCTGACCCACGAGAAGGCCAAGTTCGGCATCGAGGGCGACGCGACGATGGCGTACGGCCCCACGCACAAGCGCAGCCGTCAGGTGAGCGCGGGCATCGTCAAGGGCGTCCACTTCCTGATGAAGAAGAACAAGATCACCGAGATCGACGGCTGGGGCACCCTGACCAGCGCGACCGGCATCGACGTCGAGAACGACGAGGGCGAGAAGTCGTCGTACACCTTCGACAACCTGATCATCGCGACCGGCGCGACCGTACGCATGCTGCCCGGCATCGAGGTCAGCGACAACGTGGTCACCTATGAGGAGCAGATCCTCGACGAAAACCTCCCGAGCAGCATCGTGATCGGCGGCTCGGGGGCGATCGGTGTCGAGTTCGCGTACGTGATGGCCAACTTCGGCGTCGACGTCACGATCGTGGAGTTCCTGGACCGGATGGTGCCGGCTGAGGACGCCGACATCTCCAAGGAACTTGCCAAGCACTACAAGAAGCTCGGCGTGAAGGTGCTGACCAGCACGGCCGTCAAGGGTGTCGAGGACACCGGCAGCGGCGTCAAGGTCACTGTCGCCGGAGACCAGGGCAAGGGGGATGAGGAGGTCCTCGAGGCCGACAAGTTCCTCTCCGCCTTCGGCTTCGCCCCGCGCGTGGAGGGCTATGGCCTGGAGAACGTAGGCGTCAAGGTCAGCGACCGTGGTGCCATCGAGATCGATGAGTTCGGGCGTACGAACGTCGACAACGTGTATGCGATCGGTGACTGCACCGGCAAGATGATGCTTGCCCACGTCGCCGAGGCGATGGGCATCGTTGCGGCCGAGACCATCGCAGGTGCCGAGACGATGCCGGTCAACTTCGACATGATCCCGCGTGCGACCTACTGCATGCCCCAGATCGGGTCCTTCGGTTACTCGGAGGCCCAGGCCAAGGAGAAGGGGTACGACGTCAAGACCGCGACGTTCCCCTTCACCGCCAACGGCAAGGCGATGGGCCTGGGCGAGGCGGTCGGCTTCGTCAAGGTCGTGGCCGATGCCGAGCACAACGAGATCCTCGGTGCGCACATGATCGGCCCGGACGTGACCGAGTTGTTGCCGGTGCTCACGCTGGCCCAGCAATGGGACCTGACCGCCGATGAGGTTGCGCGCAACGTCTTCGCGCACCCGACGCTGACCGAGGCGGTCAAGGAGGCCGTGCACGGCATCGCGGGCCACATGATCAATCTCTGA
- a CDS encoding gamma-glutamylcyclotransferase family protein, translating into MTLYAAYGTNLDPARMSERCPHSPLQTTGWLLGWRLTFGGEEHGWDGALPTIVEDPLEQVFVAIYDVTDEDACALDSWEQADTGLYRKLHVRVATLAGEQVAWVYVLDAYEGGLPSASSLGLLADAAEAADAPADYVTGLRMRPCRSIGP; encoded by the coding sequence GTGACGCTCTATGCCGCCTATGGGACCAACCTGGACCCCGCGCGCATGAGCGAACGTTGCCCACATTCGCCGTTGCAGACCACGGGCTGGCTGCTCGGCTGGCGCCTGACGTTCGGCGGCGAGGAGCACGGCTGGGACGGCGCGTTGCCGACGATCGTCGAGGATCCGCTGGAGCAGGTCTTCGTCGCGATCTATGACGTCACCGACGAGGATGCCTGCGCGCTCGACTCGTGGGAGCAGGCCGACACCGGGCTCTACCGAAAGCTGCACGTGCGGGTCGCAACGCTGGCCGGTGAGCAGGTGGCGTGGGTCTATGTGCTGGATGCGTACGAGGGTGGTCTGCCCAGCGCGTCGTCGCTGGGGTTGCTGGCCGACGCCGCCGAGGCCGCCGACGCTCCCGCCGATTATGTGACCGGGCTGCGGATGCGCCCGTGTCGC